The following are encoded in a window of Campylobacter concisus ATCC 51562 genomic DNA:
- the mnmE gene encoding tRNA uridine-5-carboxymethylaminomethyl(34) synthesis GTPase MnmE yields the protein MSETIAALATAYGIGSVSIVRLSGKDALATSLKLLKLSNLEPRYAKLAKIYSLDDEILDEGVVIYFKAPASFTGEDIVEFQTHGGVMVSERILNELIKAGARLAMPGEFSKRAFLNGKMDLAKAEAMQGLITSKSEIAAKILTRQMQGDLSKFVSEIRSEAVKTLAFVETMIDYADDDLPANLLEQTKQMLLKNSEKLERIATLSEQRRGLIDGFKIAIVGKPNVGKSSILNSFLAYERAIVSDEAGTTRDRIEENFKIGSHLVRIIDTAGIRKNAGRIEQIGINYSISAINEADIILAIFDGSNISDEQDKEIIRLVSNSSKKAFFILNKSDLAFKFDIELEGAIKISAKNDTSIVLKELEAYLKTQDTDEIMLSSNRQILSCKEASEALKRAFLRLSEEELEIFAYELNSAIKALASITKPFERSEILDEMFSHFCLGK from the coding sequence ATGAGTGAAACCATTGCAGCCCTTGCCACAGCTTATGGCATCGGCTCAGTTTCTATCGTAAGGCTTAGTGGCAAAGACGCTCTGGCCACCTCTTTAAAACTTCTTAAACTTTCAAATTTAGAGCCAAGATACGCAAAACTAGCCAAAATCTACTCCCTTGATGATGAAATTTTAGACGAGGGCGTCGTTATATATTTTAAAGCCCCAGCAAGCTTTACAGGCGAGGATATCGTTGAATTTCAAACTCATGGTGGCGTGATGGTGAGTGAGAGAATTTTAAATGAGCTAATAAAGGCTGGCGCAAGGCTTGCTATGCCAGGCGAGTTTAGCAAGCGGGCATTTTTAAATGGCAAGATGGATCTAGCTAAGGCTGAGGCTATGCAAGGGCTCATTACTTCAAAAAGCGAGATCGCTGCTAAAATTTTGACCCGCCAGATGCAAGGCGATCTTAGTAAATTTGTAAGCGAGATCAGAAGCGAAGCGGTCAAAACTCTTGCTTTTGTTGAGACGATGATTGACTATGCTGATGATGATCTGCCAGCAAATTTACTAGAGCAGACCAAGCAGATGCTTTTAAAAAATAGTGAGAAACTAGAGCGCATAGCCACACTTAGCGAGCAAAGAAGAGGGCTAATAGATGGCTTTAAGATCGCTATCGTTGGTAAGCCAAATGTTGGTAAAAGCTCTATTTTAAACTCGTTTTTGGCATACGAGAGAGCAATCGTTAGCGACGAGGCGGGCACGACCAGAGATAGAATAGAAGAAAATTTCAAGATCGGCTCACATCTAGTTCGTATAATAGATACCGCTGGCATAAGAAAAAATGCTGGAAGGATCGAGCAAATCGGCATAAATTACTCAATCTCAGCCATAAACGAAGCTGATATCATCCTAGCTATCTTTGACGGCTCAAATATAAGCGACGAGCAAGACAAAGAGATAATTAGACTCGTTTCTAACTCAAGTAAAAAAGCCTTTTTTATCCTAAACAAAAGCGATCTAGCGTTTAAATTTGATATAGAGCTAGAAGGTGCTATCAAGATTTCAGCAAAAAATGATACGAGCATAGTTTTAAAAGAGCTTGAAGCTTATCTTAAGACACAGGATACTGATGAGATCATGCTAAGCTCAAACCGCCAAATTTTAAGCTGTAAAGAGGCTAGTGAGGCTTTAAAAAGAGCCTTTTTGAGACTCAGCGAAGAGGAGCTAGAAATTTTTGCTTATGAGCTAAATAGTGCGATAAAGGCGCTTGCAAGCATCACAAAGCCATTTGAAAGAAGTGAAATTTTAGACGAAATGTTTAGCCATTTTTGTTTAGGAAAATGA
- a CDS encoding Jag N-terminal domain-containing protein has product MKIEANTLQEAFQKAAEQLNCSVTQLDIKVLQHPSSGFLGFFKRSAIIEANLENQPKPQHKPKNDKNFVKKNDENEAIKEDKKQAKKHDHSDKKRGSKKHRDEKSETKFEQKEHKNEKSNLSEKNEALAKDAFAQKSEEEAEPGYVIKRLDEPKEIKESQASKNAPKNILDNSIIENFNQTDEDSVAQALQKEKKEKATIDFDKILPEIKEGMNRLFKASCFDISKIEVSKFDDETVLIELDGADAALLIGKEGYRYKAISYMLYNWLNSKYNLAIRLEIAQFLQNQEAMMDQYLNGVIERVQNSGRAQTKPLDGVLVKIALEKLREKFPDKYVGIKSGNDGKFVVVNDFFKK; this is encoded by the coding sequence ATGAAAATAGAAGCAAATACCCTTCAAGAGGCATTTCAAAAAGCAGCCGAGCAGCTTAACTGCTCAGTAACTCAGCTTGATATAAAAGTTTTACAGCATCCAAGTAGTGGTTTTTTGGGATTTTTTAAAAGAAGTGCGATCATTGAAGCAAATTTAGAAAATCAACCAAAGCCACAACACAAGCCAAAAAATGATAAAAATTTTGTTAAAAAAAATGATGAGAACGAAGCTATAAAAGAAGATAAAAAGCAAGCTAAAAAACATGATCATAGTGATAAAAAGCGAGGCTCTAAAAAACATAGAGATGAAAAAAGCGAAACTAAATTTGAGCAAAAAGAGCATAAAAATGAAAAGTCAAATTTAAGTGAAAAAAATGAAGCTCTAGCTAAAGATGCATTTGCTCAAAAGAGTGAAGAAGAGGCTGAGCCAGGATATGTGATAAAGAGACTTGATGAGCCAAAAGAAATAAAGGAGTCACAAGCTAGCAAAAATGCTCCTAAAAATATTTTAGATAATTCTATTATTGAAAATTTTAATCAAACTGATGAAGATAGTGTGGCTCAAGCTTTACAAAAAGAAAAAAAAGAAAAAGCAACAATCGACTTTGATAAAATTTTACCTGAGATCAAAGAGGGCATGAACCGTCTTTTTAAGGCAAGTTGTTTTGATATTAGTAAAATTGAAGTTAGCAAATTTGACGATGAAACGGTGCTTATAGAGCTTGATGGAGCTGATGCGGCTCTACTTATAGGCAAAGAAGGTTATAGGTATAAAGCGATATCTTATATGCTTTATAACTGGCTAAACTCAAAATATAACCTTGCTATCCGCCTTGAAATCGCGCAATTTTTGCAAAATCAAGAAGCGATGATGGATCAGTATCTAAATGGCGTGATCGAGCGTGTGCAAAATAGTGGCAGAGCTCAAACAAAGCCACTTGACGGGGTTTTGGTCAAGATCGCACTTGAGAAGCTTCGCGAGAAATTCCCAGATAAATATGTCGGCATAAAAAGCGGCAATGACGGCAAATTTGTCGTCGTAAATGACTTTTTCAAAAAATGA
- the purL gene encoding phosphoribosylformylglycinamidine synthase subunit PurL: MDKATIQAHKISDEEYEEILKILGREPNLLELGIFSAMWSEHCSYKSSKKYLNGFPTKAPWVIQGPGENAGVIDVGDGVAAVFKMESHNHPSFIEPFQGAATGVGGILRDVFTMGARVVANMNSLRFGEIRGDGELAKKHRYLLKGSVAGIGHYGNCMGIPTVGGETTFDPSFNGNILINAFALGLCKSDEIFYGKAEGVGNPVIYVGSKTGRDGLGGAVMASDSFNDENKSLRPTVQVGDPFAEKLLMEACLELFKKDYIIGIQDMGAAGLTSSSFEMAGRSGSGMKMYLDRVPMREVGMTPYELMLSESQERMLICAKKGYEQKVLEIFRKWDLDAEIIGEVTSSGVMQLYWHGELAGEIPIGPLSEAAPVLDRPVARPKYLDEIANLKIPNNVDNKTAFFKLLKEPEVLNKSFIYDQYDANIQTNTIKQPGHLGAASIRVKGTKKAVSMAAQCDPRANFVDPKVGAARAVAAAGRKVAMSGAVPLAITDCLNYGNPQNPEVMWQFKEGCEGIKEACRELNTPVVSGNVSLYNDTDGVSVYPTPAIVTVGVNEDANLSLKSTFLREGRAIYLLGETSEEFAASLYAKALFNVVGGKLKEVDYKAERALWDLVIEANKEQILEFANSVGVGGLAITLAKMASISNIGVNCEAKFKEPNFIFDESFSRAVVGVKDEAKFEALAAKFGVKFEKIGVSGGRRFKLNDIDESLDEIREIYLNEFAKIVRKED, from the coding sequence ATGGATAAAGCTACCATACAAGCACATAAAATCAGCGACGAAGAGTATGAAGAGATCTTAAAAATTTTAGGACGTGAGCCAAATTTGCTAGAGCTTGGTATATTTTCGGCGATGTGGAGCGAGCACTGCAGCTATAAATCAAGTAAAAAATATCTAAATGGCTTTCCGACAAAGGCGCCTTGGGTCATCCAAGGACCTGGTGAAAATGCCGGCGTCATCGACGTTGGCGATGGGGTTGCAGCTGTTTTTAAGATGGAGAGTCACAACCATCCAAGCTTTATCGAGCCGTTTCAAGGTGCTGCAACTGGCGTTGGTGGAATTTTAAGAGACGTCTTTACGATGGGCGCAAGAGTCGTTGCGAATATGAACTCGCTTCGTTTTGGCGAGATAAGAGGCGATGGCGAACTAGCTAAAAAGCATAGATATCTACTAAAAGGAAGTGTCGCTGGCATAGGACACTATGGCAACTGCATGGGTATTCCAACAGTTGGTGGCGAAACTACGTTTGATCCTAGCTTTAATGGCAACATCCTAATCAACGCCTTTGCGCTTGGCCTTTGCAAAAGTGATGAAATTTTCTACGGCAAGGCTGAAGGCGTAGGCAATCCAGTCATTTACGTTGGCTCAAAGACCGGTAGAGACGGACTTGGTGGCGCTGTGATGGCGAGTGATAGCTTTAACGACGAGAATAAATCACTTCGCCCAACGGTGCAAGTGGGCGACCCATTTGCCGAAAAGCTGCTCATGGAAGCTTGCTTGGAGCTCTTTAAAAAAGACTACATCATTGGCATCCAAGATATGGGCGCAGCAGGGCTAACAAGCTCTAGCTTTGAGATGGCTGGCAGAAGCGGTAGTGGTATGAAGATGTATCTAGATCGCGTGCCGATGCGCGAAGTTGGCATGACGCCTTATGAGCTGATGCTAAGTGAGTCTCAGGAGCGTATGCTAATATGCGCCAAAAAAGGCTATGAGCAAAAGGTACTTGAAATTTTTAGAAAGTGGGACCTTGACGCTGAGATCATCGGCGAGGTCACAAGTAGCGGCGTGATGCAGCTTTACTGGCATGGTGAGCTTGCAGGCGAAATCCCTATCGGCCCACTTAGCGAGGCAGCTCCGGTGCTTGATCGCCCAGTCGCACGTCCAAAATACCTTGATGAGATAGCAAATTTAAAAATACCAAATAATGTTGATAACAAAACTGCATTTTTCAAGCTTTTAAAAGAGCCAGAAGTGTTAAATAAAAGCTTCATCTACGACCAATATGACGCAAATATCCAGACAAATACGATAAAACAGCCAGGCCACTTAGGCGCTGCAAGCATCAGAGTAAAAGGCACTAAAAAAGCCGTCTCTATGGCTGCTCAGTGCGATCCTAGAGCAAATTTTGTTGATCCAAAAGTTGGCGCTGCAAGAGCCGTCGCTGCAGCTGGCAGAAAGGTCGCGATGAGTGGCGCTGTGCCACTTGCGATAACTGACTGCCTAAACTACGGCAATCCTCAAAATCCAGAGGTTATGTGGCAGTTCAAAGAGGGATGTGAAGGGATAAAAGAGGCTTGCCGTGAGCTAAATACACCAGTTGTTAGTGGCAACGTGAGCCTTTATAACGACACTGACGGCGTGAGCGTCTATCCGACACCAGCCATTGTTACAGTAGGTGTAAATGAGGATGCGAACTTAAGCCTAAAAAGTACATTTTTAAGAGAGGGTAGGGCGATTTACTTGCTTGGCGAGACAAGTGAAGAATTTGCTGCTTCACTTTATGCAAAGGCGCTATTTAACGTGGTTGGTGGCAAGCTAAAAGAGGTTGATTATAAAGCTGAGCGAGCCCTTTGGGACCTAGTGATCGAAGCAAATAAAGAGCAAATTTTAGAGTTTGCAAATAGCGTAGGCGTAGGTGGTCTTGCTATCACGCTAGCAAAAATGGCTAGCATATCAAACATCGGCGTAAATTGCGAGGCGAAATTTAAAGAGCCAAATTTTATCTTTGATGAGAGCTTTTCAAGAGCAGTTGTGGGAGTAAAAGACGAGGCTAAATTTGAAGCGCTTGCTGCTAAATTTGGTGTGAAATTTGAAAAGATCGGCGTTAGTGGTGGCAGAAGATTTAAACTAAATGATATTGATGAGAGTTTGGATGAGATAAGAGAAATTTATCTAAATGAGTTTGCAAAAATCGTTAGAAAAGAGGATTAA
- a CDS encoding NAD(P)H-dependent oxidoreductase produces the protein MKILLINGGKKFAHSDGRLNQTLHDLACEKLAKMGHEIKQTVIDQGYDIEDEVEKFLWMDAVVWQMPAWWMGEPWIVKKYIDEVFTAGHGKLYTSDGRHRVDPTKNYGKGGLLNGKKFMLSLTWNAPAEAFSNPNEFFEARGVDGVYFHFRKANEFLGMKSLPYFMCNDVIKMPDLPRYLKEYEAHLEKVFKNTK, from the coding sequence ATGAAAATTTTACTTATAAATGGTGGTAAAAAATTTGCCCACTCAGATGGCAGACTAAATCAAACACTTCACGACCTTGCATGCGAGAAGCTCGCAAAAATGGGTCACGAGATAAAGCAAACTGTGATAGATCAAGGCTATGATATCGAGGATGAAGTTGAGAAATTTCTCTGGATGGACGCCGTAGTTTGGCAGATGCCAGCTTGGTGGATGGGCGAGCCTTGGATAGTGAAAAAGTATATCGACGAGGTCTTTACCGCAGGTCATGGCAAGCTTTATACGAGTGATGGCAGGCATAGGGTTGATCCAACTAAAAACTACGGCAAAGGCGGCTTGCTAAATGGTAAGAAATTTATGCTAAGCCTTACTTGGAATGCCCCGGCCGAGGCATTTAGCAATCCAAACGAGTTTTTTGAAGCGCGCGGCGTTGATGGGGTTTATTTTCATTTTAGAAAGGCAAATGAGTTTTTGGGCATGAAATCGCTTCCATATTTTATGTGCAATGATGTGATCAAGATGCCGGATCTGCCAAGATATCTAAAAGAGTACGAAGCGCATCTTGAAAAAGTTTTTAAAAATACAAAATAG